The following coding sequences lie in one uncultured Mailhella sp. genomic window:
- a CDS encoding GNAT family N-acetyltransferase codes for MLIRNATLADLAVVAEVERRCFPASEAATEEEFRERLEAYADCFWLLFEDGRLASFIDGMATDEPDLRDEMYADASLHRPDGRWQMIFGLNTLPEHRGRGYAAMLVRHLTEESRKRGKLGVVLTCKERLVPYYASLGFENEGLSSSTHGDVSWYQMRLTFR; via the coding sequence ATGCTCATAAGAAATGCGACACTGGCCGATCTTGCGGTCGTGGCCGAGGTGGAAAGGCGCTGTTTTCCTGCCAGTGAGGCAGCCACGGAGGAGGAATTCCGGGAGCGTCTGGAGGCGTATGCCGACTGCTTCTGGCTGCTTTTTGAGGACGGGCGTCTGGCGTCGTTCATCGACGGCATGGCTACGGACGAACCCGACCTGCGCGATGAAATGTACGCGGACGCCTCGCTGCACAGGCCGGACGGCCGCTGGCAGATGATTTTCGGACTCAACACGCTGCCTGAGCATCGCGGAAGGGGCTATGCCGCCATGCTGGTGCGTCATTTGACGGAAGAGTCGCGGAAGCGGGGAAAGCTCGGCGTGGTGCTTACCTGCAAGGAGAGGCTCGTGCCCTATTACGCCTCGCTCGGCTTTGAGAACGAAGGACTTTCGTCGTCCACGCACGGCGACGTTTCCTGGTATCAGATGCGCCTGACCTTCCGTTGA
- a CDS encoding radical SAM protein, whose translation MTSDVERLFAQFRAPGFLQEFREMFQPRALECLQVEVTSCCTGKCTYCPHTTRADVWKSRHMKPETFAALWPVMVKTGRVHLQGWGEPFLNPHFMDFAELARRAGCAVSTTTYGLGMTENLAERIVASGMDIVAFSLVGTDEASNGARAAVPFSRVKEAVRLLQQARRKRNAVHLEIHLAYLMLASNVEAVRNLPQLMDEWGVHAAVISTMDYIPSPEMAKEAFAPHEREKIEAARAVLEDVGAKVRAAGRDFYASLPAPEPAPFCRERAHKTLYVDAEGYISPCVYLNVPLREPQPNRTVFGNVLEESPLAIWAKPGYADFRAAVQTADPPSACVSCAKRFEAPCAQ comes from the coding sequence ATGACTTCTGACGTCGAACGGCTTTTCGCGCAGTTTCGCGCGCCCGGATTTCTTCAGGAATTTCGGGAGATGTTTCAGCCCCGGGCGCTGGAATGCCTGCAGGTGGAAGTGACTTCCTGCTGCACGGGCAAATGCACCTACTGTCCGCACACCACGCGCGCCGACGTGTGGAAGAGCCGGCACATGAAGCCCGAGACCTTTGCGGCGCTCTGGCCGGTCATGGTCAAGACCGGTCGCGTGCATCTTCAGGGCTGGGGCGAGCCTTTTCTGAACCCGCATTTCATGGATTTTGCGGAGCTGGCCAGAAGAGCCGGATGCGCAGTGTCCACCACGACCTACGGGCTCGGCATGACCGAGAATCTGGCGGAGCGCATTGTGGCGAGCGGCATGGACATCGTGGCCTTTTCCCTGGTCGGCACGGACGAAGCCAGCAACGGCGCGCGGGCGGCCGTGCCCTTTTCCCGCGTGAAGGAAGCGGTGCGTCTGCTTCAGCAGGCGCGGCGAAAAAGAAACGCCGTGCATCTGGAAATTCATCTGGCCTATCTCATGCTGGCCTCCAATGTGGAGGCTGTGCGTAACCTGCCGCAGCTCATGGACGAGTGGGGCGTGCATGCGGCCGTCATCAGCACCATGGACTACATTCCCTCGCCGGAAATGGCGAAGGAAGCCTTTGCGCCTCACGAGCGGGAGAAGATAGAGGCCGCCCGCGCGGTGCTGGAGGACGTGGGCGCGAAGGTGCGCGCCGCAGGACGGGATTTTTATGCGTCGCTCCCTGCGCCGGAGCCTGCGCCTTTTTGTCGCGAGCGGGCGCACAAGACCCTTTACGTGGACGCGGAAGGATATATTTCTCCCTGTGTATATCTCAACGTGCCTCTTCGCGAGCCTCAGCCGAACCGCACGGTGTTCGGCAACGTGCTGGAAGAGAGTCCGCTTGCCATATGGGCAAAGCCCGGGTATGCGGATTTCCGCGCCGCGGTGCAGACGGCGGATCCGCCGTCCGCCTGCGTTTCGTGCGCCAAACGTTTCGAGGCTCCCTGCGCGCAGTAG